Proteins encoded by one window of Candidatus Nitrosocosmicus hydrocola:
- a CDS encoding M20/M25/M40 family metallo-hydrolase → MVSPNFAIELLKNTLDIYTPSRSESQLANYLKDICMDLGFEQANIDSVGNMVAVRGSGDPIILLCGHMDTVPGIVPVRHEGDYMYGRGASDAKAPLVSMLLAAADIPKQAGTIVFAAVVDEEGNATGIKNLVKDTTLKPHYAIFGEPSGIENITISYKGRLEIRLMCDVDNSAHASAPWLALNAIDEAYEVWNTLKKVFEVNENENRANKADQVSYSLTEISGGTSHNVTPQKCRMTLDIRIPVKKTCDSVLGVIDTRISELQGEAKGVYIKYRVEDKTEPFEANISSPLVRALVLSVLDYRKKRPLLLRKTGTGDMNILGNVLNIPVVTYGPGDPHSSHTIDERVYIPDYLAGIEVYKNALLHMVRLHKNLQTKPG, encoded by the coding sequence ATGGTCTCACCAAATTTTGCTATTGAACTGTTGAAAAATACTCTGGATATTTATACACCGTCAAGATCAGAATCTCAACTCGCAAATTACTTAAAGGATATTTGTATGGACCTAGGTTTTGAACAGGCAAATATCGACAGCGTCGGAAATATGGTCGCAGTAAGAGGTAGTGGTGATCCAATTATCCTATTATGTGGTCATATGGATACTGTTCCTGGTATCGTGCCAGTCAGACATGAGGGTGACTACATGTATGGCCGCGGTGCATCTGACGCTAAGGCTCCCTTAGTTTCCATGTTATTGGCTGCTGCTGATATCCCTAAACAAGCTGGGACGATTGTATTTGCTGCGGTAGTAGATGAGGAAGGAAATGCCACGGGTATAAAAAATCTTGTAAAGGACACTACGTTGAAACCACATTATGCGATTTTTGGAGAACCAAGTGGGATAGAAAATATTACTATATCTTATAAAGGACGTCTCGAAATCCGACTGATGTGTGATGTTGATAATAGCGCTCATGCGAGTGCACCATGGCTGGCCTTAAATGCGATAGATGAGGCATATGAAGTGTGGAACACTCTAAAAAAGGTGTTCGAAGTAAATGAAAATGAGAATAGAGCTAACAAGGCTGATCAGGTGAGTTACAGTCTCACTGAAATAAGTGGTGGTACTAGTCACAATGTCACTCCTCAAAAATGCAGAATGACTTTAGATATTCGTATACCTGTTAAAAAGACTTGTGATAGCGTGTTGGGAGTAATTGATACTCGCATCTCTGAACTTCAGGGTGAAGCAAAAGGGGTATATATAAAATATCGTGTAGAGGATAAGACCGAACCGTTTGAAGCTAACATTTCTTCACCATTGGTAAGAGCGTTGGTCTTGTCTGTATTGGATTATAGAAAGAAGAGACCTTTGTTGTTGAGGAAAACAGGAACAGGAGACATGAATATTCTAGGCAACGTACTCAACATTCCTGTAGTAACGTATGGACCTGGTGATCCTCATTCATCTCATACGATAGACGAAAGGGTGTATATTCCAGATTATTTGGCTGGTATCGAAGTATACAAGAATGCCTTGCTCCACATGGTACGACTTCATAAAAACCTCCAAACAAAACCCGGTTAA
- the lysX gene encoding lysine biosynthesis protein LysX, giving the protein MGTINIEEDNSSLYILFDNIRWEEKSIIEKAKEIGRELKAIDCKDLVLFLNDDSNGYKDKIILQRSVSYFRSLHSTGGLEGMGARMINSLYTAFMCGNKLISHTELQKNGILTPKAMCAFTPESSLNGLEKFGYPAVIKPTVGSWGRLIGLINDKEAAKTVLEDREHMFPIYHISYFEEFVKRPPRDIRAIVIGEEVVAAIYRYSGDNEWKTNMALGGHALPCPITKEIEEICIKSAKIFKGDIVGVDLMESEKYGLVVHEVNNTTEFKNTVKVTGVDIPKLIINYMENLLKK; this is encoded by the coding sequence TTGGGGACAATAAATATAGAGGAAGATAATTCTTCTCTCTATATTCTTTTTGATAATATCCGTTGGGAGGAGAAATCTATAATTGAAAAGGCAAAAGAAATTGGAAGAGAATTAAAAGCCATTGATTGCAAAGATCTTGTTTTATTCCTAAATGATGATTCAAACGGATATAAGGATAAGATTATTTTACAAAGATCTGTAAGTTATTTTAGAAGTTTACATTCTACAGGCGGGTTAGAAGGCATGGGAGCTAGAATGATTAACTCTTTGTACACTGCATTCATGTGTGGAAATAAACTCATATCACATACTGAGCTTCAAAAAAATGGTATTCTTACACCAAAGGCTATGTGTGCATTTACCCCTGAATCATCTTTAAATGGGTTAGAGAAGTTCGGATACCCTGCGGTAATTAAACCTACAGTAGGCAGTTGGGGTAGACTGATAGGGTTGATAAACGATAAGGAGGCTGCAAAGACAGTTTTGGAAGATAGAGAACACATGTTCCCCATTTATCATATTAGTTACTTTGAAGAATTTGTCAAACGACCTCCAAGGGACATCAGAGCCATTGTTATAGGTGAAGAGGTTGTGGCAGCAATTTATCGATATTCTGGGGATAATGAATGGAAGACCAATATGGCATTGGGGGGACATGCCTTGCCATGTCCAATTACAAAGGAGATAGAGGAAATTTGTATAAAATCTGCGAAGATTTTTAAGGGTGATATAGTTGGAGTGGATCTTATGGAAAGTGAAAAGTACGGACTCGTTGTTCATGAAGTGAATAACACTACGGAATTCAAGAACACTGTAAAGGTAACTGGTGTAGATATTCCTAAATTAATAATCAACTATATGGAAAATTTACTAAAAAAATAA
- the lysW/argW gene encoding alpha-aminoadipate/glutamate carrier protein LysW yields the protein MAKVNCKECDAEIPIPDDSMQGEIVTCPDCGESFELVKSGDEFSIKPAQVVGEDWGQ from the coding sequence ATGGCAAAAGTTAATTGTAAGGAATGTGACGCAGAGATTCCCATTCCAGACGACTCTATGCAAGGCGAAATCGTCACTTGTCCGGATTGTGGGGAAAGTTTTGAATTGGTTAAATCCGGTGACGAATTCAGCATCAAACCAGCACAAGTAGTTGGAGAAGATTGGGGACAATAA
- a CDS encoding LeuA family protein, which yields MSLKTDDPNYFAHQYNDSDRDRKMIRILDSTLREGEQHPGVSFSNKQRIQIAWMLDSFGVNQIEISPIVSEDHHEATKIIMKQGLTADIVAHVRAIKSDVDRALDCDTEWVATYMGISDIHLVAKLRISREEAKIRALEVVDYIKSHGLKSRFTMEDASRTDPEFLLDMCKEMNQKGIERISIPDTVGIMRPRGMFNLVKLVHDHIDNSKTSLDVHCHNDIGLALSNALSGCDAGADQIHTTIDGLGERTGIPTLAETAVALNLIYKSNNNFRLHLLKDLSRTISDYTNIPIHESKPLVGDSSYKHKAGTHLAAILRNPSAYEIMEPKLVGNRRKIVFGELSGKNGSAYLLSLLGLESTKENSESLAKGLKELRMGDILELFLDEKLERKILNEDYVKNNKDQENGKS from the coding sequence ATGTCACTAAAAACAGATGACCCTAACTACTTTGCGCATCAATATAATGATTCAGATAGAGATAGAAAGATGATTAGAATATTGGACTCTACGCTGAGAGAAGGTGAACAGCATCCTGGAGTTTCATTTTCAAACAAACAGCGAATCCAAATTGCATGGATGTTGGACTCGTTTGGAGTCAACCAGATAGAGATTAGCCCTATAGTCTCCGAAGATCATCATGAAGCTACAAAAATCATCATGAAACAAGGATTGACTGCCGATATTGTAGCACACGTAAGAGCTATCAAGTCAGACGTAGATCGGGCATTAGATTGTGACACAGAGTGGGTCGCTACTTACATGGGAATATCAGATATTCATCTTGTAGCAAAACTCCGAATTTCAAGAGAAGAAGCAAAGATACGTGCACTAGAAGTAGTTGATTATATTAAATCCCACGGGCTTAAATCGCGTTTTACTATGGAAGATGCTAGCAGAACTGATCCTGAATTTTTGCTAGATATGTGCAAAGAAATGAATCAAAAGGGTATTGAGCGAATTAGTATTCCAGACACAGTTGGAATTATGAGGCCACGAGGGATGTTTAACTTGGTCAAGTTAGTTCACGATCATATTGATAACTCAAAAACCTCACTTGACGTTCACTGTCATAATGACATTGGTCTCGCACTTTCCAATGCCCTTTCTGGTTGCGATGCAGGAGCCGACCAGATACATACAACCATAGACGGATTAGGAGAAAGAACGGGAATTCCAACCCTGGCAGAGACCGCTGTTGCCCTGAATTTGATATACAAATCAAATAACAATTTCAGATTACATTTGTTAAAAGACCTATCAAGGACTATATCTGACTATACAAATATTCCAATTCATGAATCCAAACCATTGGTAGGTGACAGTTCTTATAAGCACAAGGCAGGTACTCATCTGGCCGCAATATTGAGAAATCCATCCGCTTACGAAATTATGGAACCAAAACTGGTGGGAAATAGACGCAAGATTGTATTTGGAGAACTGTCTGGAAAAAATGGATCTGCGTATCTGCTGTCATTATTGGGTTTGGAATCTACCAAAGAAAATTCAGAATCTCTTGCCAAAGGATTAAAGGAATTACGTATGGGCGACATTTTAGAATTGTTTTTGGATGAAAAATTAGAGAGAAAAATACTTAATGAGGATTATGTGAAAAATAATAAGGATCAAGAAAATGGCAAAAGTTAA
- the lysM gene encoding HTH-type transcriptional regulator LysM has protein sequence MVDTNLNSIDAKIINILKGDSRKPFVEIANSIGMSESAVRRRVKNLQESGVINKFTVEMGPSNKTSAITLISVSSVADTSAVSDQLLKLAGVETVYEITGQYDIATVISAPTILEINSYIDEIRKIDGVSDTNTVIILRTLGNSK, from the coding sequence TTGGTTGATACTAATTTAAACAGTATTGATGCAAAGATTATAAACATACTAAAAGGGGATTCTAGAAAACCATTCGTTGAAATTGCCAATTCGATAGGAATGTCTGAATCTGCAGTACGTCGTAGAGTTAAGAACCTTCAAGAGTCTGGTGTTATCAATAAGTTTACGGTTGAAATGGGACCATCCAATAAAACTAGTGCAATAACCTTAATTTCTGTAAGTTCTGTAGCGGATACCTCAGCAGTTTCTGATCAGCTATTAAAATTGGCTGGTGTTGAAACCGTGTATGAAATTACTGGTCAATATGATATCGCTACTGTCATATCAGCACCTACTATTCTTGAGATCAATTCTTATATTGATGAAATAAGAAAAATTGATGGAGTATCTGATACTAATACAGTAATTATTTTAAGAACTCTAGGAAATTCCAAGTAA
- a CDS encoding aspartate aminotransferase family protein has product MMQSIESEESYVGNLYQRFPVSIAKGKGCIVWDTKGREYLDCMGGYGVALVGHCNDRVVQAIIDQAQNLITCHMSVYNEVRLQFLKKFNNIVSKNLQSSFFTNSGTESVEAALKFSRKFTGKRGILALNGGYHGKTFGSLSVTYNEKYRKSFLPLLQDVRFISYSEVETISEIVSHSESNIGTIIVEPIQGETGIIMPPPNFLKSVREVCTAKGLVLIFDEIQSGLGRTGKMWAGQHWDVEPDIMCLAKGIAGGVPMGIAAMRPEILDSLKVGEHSSTFAGNPLACAAGSAAIDALIEDGLVSNSEKIGKIFKDGLIELKEKYKIIRDVRGLGMMLGVELRFDVKDILLDGIKNGILLLYSGRNILRLLPPLVMNEEEVNKSLHLIEILIQNEEKRRFG; this is encoded by the coding sequence ATGATGCAGAGTATTGAATCAGAAGAGTCATACGTGGGAAATCTTTATCAACGATTTCCAGTAAGTATCGCAAAGGGGAAAGGTTGCATAGTTTGGGATACCAAAGGACGGGAGTATTTAGACTGTATGGGTGGATATGGAGTGGCTCTTGTCGGTCATTGTAATGACCGAGTTGTTCAAGCCATCATAGATCAAGCTCAGAATTTGATAACATGTCATATGTCAGTGTACAATGAAGTCCGTTTGCAATTCTTAAAAAAATTCAATAACATTGTTTCAAAAAACTTGCAAAGTTCTTTTTTTACAAACAGTGGGACTGAGTCGGTTGAAGCAGCCTTAAAATTTTCAAGAAAATTCACTGGTAAAAGAGGAATCCTGGCCTTAAACGGCGGCTACCATGGAAAAACTTTTGGGTCCCTATCTGTTACTTATAATGAAAAGTATCGCAAGTCATTTTTACCTCTACTTCAAGACGTGAGATTTATTTCTTACTCAGAAGTTGAAACAATTTCAGAAATTGTATCCCATTCTGAAAGTAATATTGGAACAATCATAGTTGAGCCTATTCAAGGAGAAACTGGAATAATCATGCCGCCTCCAAATTTTTTGAAATCAGTTAGAGAAGTATGCACTGCCAAAGGTCTAGTCCTTATTTTTGACGAAATCCAATCGGGTTTGGGTCGCACTGGGAAGATGTGGGCGGGACAACACTGGGATGTTGAGCCTGATATAATGTGCTTAGCCAAAGGAATTGCAGGCGGTGTTCCAATGGGTATAGCAGCCATGAGGCCAGAAATTCTAGATTCCCTAAAAGTTGGCGAACATTCATCTACTTTTGCTGGTAATCCCCTGGCTTGTGCTGCTGGATCTGCTGCCATAGATGCTCTAATTGAAGATGGATTGGTTTCAAATTCTGAAAAAATTGGTAAAATCTTTAAAGACGGGTTAATTGAACTAAAAGAAAAATACAAGATTATACGTGATGTTCGTGGTCTGGGGATGATGTTGGGAGTAGAGTTGAGATTTGATGTTAAAGATATTCTCCTGGATGGTATTAAAAATGGTATTTTGCTGCTTTATTCTGGCAGAAACATTTTAAGATTGTTGCCGCCTTTAGTTATGAACGAAGAAGAAGTGAACAAATCACTGCATTTGATAGAAATTCTGATACAAAATGAGGAGAAAAGGCGATTTGGTTGA
- a CDS encoding [LysW]-aminoadipate/[LysW]-glutamate kinase — translation MIVIKIGGSIVEGLNPTILDDFKELVKNNKVVIVHGGGKDVTDTAHKMGKEQKFIVSPDGKRSRYTDKETAMIYTMVMSGKISKNIAAMLGSQGILSVGITGIDGEMIRAQRKKKLLILNEKGRKMIIEGGYTGKVSKVNPHLVNTLLDNGYIPIISPIALSEEYEFLNIDGDRAAANVAGALNADVVIFITNVNGLLIEDKLVTKLTLDEAKNLLPKIGPGMEKKVLASTEAISIGVKKAIIASGAVQNPIKMALENKDCTVIS, via the coding sequence ATGATTGTAATAAAAATAGGAGGTAGTATTGTTGAGGGTTTAAACCCCACTATCCTCGATGATTTTAAAGAATTAGTCAAGAATAACAAGGTAGTTATAGTTCACGGCGGAGGAAAAGATGTAACTGATACTGCGCACAAAATGGGTAAAGAACAAAAATTTATAGTTTCTCCAGATGGTAAACGGAGTAGATATACTGACAAGGAAACCGCAATGATATATACAATGGTAATGTCAGGAAAAATTAGTAAGAATATTGCAGCAATGTTAGGAAGTCAAGGAATCTTATCGGTTGGTATTACTGGCATTGATGGTGAAATGATTCGTGCTCAAAGAAAAAAGAAACTTCTTATTTTAAATGAAAAGGGAAGAAAAATGATTATTGAAGGCGGTTATACGGGCAAAGTTTCAAAAGTCAATCCTCATTTGGTAAACACATTATTAGATAACGGATACATTCCCATAATCTCCCCAATTGCTCTGAGTGAAGAGTATGAATTTTTAAACATTGATGGCGATAGGGCAGCAGCGAATGTAGCTGGTGCGTTAAATGCTGACGTTGTTATTTTCATCACTAATGTAAATGGACTTTTGATTGAAGATAAACTGGTTACAAAGTTGACACTTGATGAGGCTAAAAATTTACTTCCTAAAATTGGTCCCGGCATGGAAAAAAAAGTACTTGCATCTACCGAAGCCATTTCCATTGGAGTGAAAAAAGCTATAATAGCCTCAGGTGCGGTACAGAATCCTATAAAGATGGCGTTAGAAAATAAAGACTGTACAGTGATATCATGA
- the argC gene encoding N-acetyl-gamma-glutamyl-phosphate reductase — MKVGVIGASGFVGGELLRLLVTHPKVEVSMVTSRQKAGEYVHRIHPSLKSFINLTFSDLDLDKLTDSCDIVFVSVPHGKSNKIVDELYKRGIKIIDLSADFRLKNPEDYVKWYGWEHPFPDMLSKSVYGVPEFHREEIKNAQLVACPGCMAVTSLLALKPLIENDVLDTDHIIVDSKIGSSGAGGQAGSATHHAMRYGVIRPYKPAKHRHTGEIEQELNLLGNKKIHVSMTPHAVNMVRGILTTNHAFLKKKLSELELWKLYRNAYGNEIFVRLIRDKNGIYKFPDPKFVIASNFCDVGFDLDEDNNRIVAMSASDNLMKGAAGSAIQNLNVMAGFDEMTGLRFTPVTPV; from the coding sequence ATGAAAGTTGGTGTAATAGGGGCTTCTGGATTCGTTGGCGGGGAGTTGCTGAGATTGTTAGTTACTCACCCAAAGGTAGAGGTATCTATGGTTACATCCAGACAAAAGGCCGGTGAATATGTTCATAGAATTCATCCTAGTTTAAAGAGTTTCATTAATCTTACATTTTCAGATCTCGATTTAGATAAGTTAACTGACAGTTGTGATATAGTTTTTGTTTCTGTGCCTCACGGCAAATCTAATAAAATAGTCGATGAACTTTATAAGAGAGGTATAAAGATAATTGATCTTTCCGCTGATTTTAGGTTGAAAAATCCTGAGGATTACGTGAAGTGGTATGGTTGGGAACATCCATTTCCTGACATGCTCTCTAAATCTGTATATGGCGTGCCTGAATTTCATCGTGAGGAGATTAAGAATGCACAGTTAGTTGCATGCCCTGGTTGTATGGCAGTCACTTCTCTATTAGCCTTGAAGCCTCTAATTGAAAACGATGTACTCGATACCGATCATATTATCGTTGACAGCAAGATAGGCTCATCAGGCGCAGGTGGTCAAGCTGGATCGGCGACTCATCATGCTATGCGATATGGCGTAATCCGTCCTTATAAGCCCGCTAAACACCGTCATACTGGGGAAATTGAGCAAGAGTTAAACTTACTTGGGAATAAAAAAATACATGTTAGCATGACTCCGCACGCAGTCAATATGGTACGGGGTATTCTCACAACTAATCATGCCTTTTTGAAAAAGAAACTTAGTGAACTAGAGTTGTGGAAGTTATATCGCAATGCTTATGGAAATGAGATATTTGTGAGACTGATTAGAGACAAGAATGGAATATACAAATTCCCAGACCCAAAATTTGTAATTGCGTCTAACTTCTGCGATGTAGGTTTTGATTTGGATGAGGACAATAACAGGATTGTAGCAATGTCTGCATCTGATAACTTGATGAAAGGAGCAGCAGGGTCTGCAATTCAAAACCTGAATGTTATGGCCGGATTTGATGAAATGACTGGTCTAAGATTTACCCCAGTAACACCAGTATGA
- the lysX gene encoding lysine biosynthesis protein LysX yields the protein MVKLDILFDKLRFEEKALYNTATKKGLDVRLVDSRNIIMDTDDLELRQREFGDILLQRSISHFRGQFLTYCLELCGYKVINDSKIGEVCGNKLLTSMILKKNNIPTPKSYFSFNSDSAVEFIESVDFNSNPVVFKPVIGSWGRGVFPVRNRETGKIIIEMREESTSPFSNIFYFQELIHRPPRDIRCIVVGDKLVAAVYRYSSEDEWRTNVAKGGKAELIEVTNELEDLALKAANVVGKGILGIDMMEDEARGLLVHEINNTVEFRGASLATGIDVADMIVEYAKNYETN from the coding sequence ATGGTAAAATTAGATATCTTGTTTGATAAATTGCGCTTTGAGGAAAAGGCATTATACAATACTGCCACCAAGAAAGGGCTAGACGTCAGACTTGTGGACTCTCGCAATATCATTATGGACACCGATGATCTGGAACTTCGTCAGCGAGAATTTGGGGATATCTTGTTGCAAAGGAGTATTAGCCACTTTCGAGGTCAATTTCTAACATATTGTTTAGAATTATGTGGTTATAAGGTCATCAATGATTCTAAGATAGGGGAAGTCTGCGGTAACAAACTATTGACTTCTATGATACTCAAGAAAAATAACATCCCCACTCCTAAATCTTATTTTTCATTTAATTCTGATTCTGCAGTTGAGTTCATTGAATCTGTGGATTTCAATAGTAACCCTGTCGTATTCAAACCAGTGATCGGTTCATGGGGACGTGGAGTTTTTCCTGTTAGAAACAGGGAAACTGGAAAAATAATAATTGAAATGAGAGAAGAAAGTACCAGCCCATTTTCAAATATCTTTTACTTTCAAGAGCTTATTCACAGGCCTCCACGAGATATTCGTTGTATCGTGGTTGGAGATAAATTGGTGGCAGCTGTATATCGTTATTCTTCTGAGGATGAATGGAGAACAAACGTTGCAAAAGGGGGAAAGGCAGAACTTATCGAAGTAACAAATGAATTGGAAGACTTGGCATTGAAAGCTGCTAACGTAGTAGGGAAAGGAATTTTGGGAATTGATATGATGGAGGATGAAGCCAGAGGGTTATTGGTTCATGAAATTAATAATACTGTTGAATTTAGGGGAGCTAGCTTGGCCACTGGAATTGATGTTGCGGATATGATTGTTGAATATGCAAAAAATTACGAAACAAATTAA
- a CDS encoding argininosuccinate synthase — protein sequence MNKVILAFSGGLDTSVCVRYLQTLHNLDVITLTVDVGQNDDFKEIKRVSADLGAIDHVYVDAKQEFLNDYVTPSIQANALYQQKYPLATAIARPLIAKKAVEVAKEHNANAISHGCTGKGNDQVRFDISIRSLNPNLNIIAPIRDMNLTRDKEIEYALENNIRISEVAKRFSIDENLWGRAIEGGILENLENEPPDDAFKFVKLNNTSTGYVSIGFECGVPISIDGVRMNLDLLVKKLNDIAGSFGIGIIDHIEDRVVGIKSREVYEAPAALILIEAHKDLEKLVLTNHELRFKLHVDDQWAWLAYSGLWLDPLLTDLNAFITKTQERVTGEIKIKMHSGSYRVVGRKSTFSLYDNDTITYMSNSRFDQRLATGFVTLWGLQSSAANAMIWKNKA from the coding sequence ATGAATAAAGTAATCCTTGCTTTTTCAGGGGGACTAGATACATCGGTATGTGTAAGATATTTACAAACATTACACAATTTAGACGTTATCACACTTACGGTTGACGTGGGACAGAATGATGATTTTAAAGAAATTAAAAGAGTTTCAGCTGACCTTGGAGCTATTGATCATGTATACGTAGATGCTAAACAAGAATTTCTTAATGATTATGTGACTCCATCCATACAAGCTAATGCACTATATCAACAAAAATATCCGTTAGCAACTGCAATTGCTCGACCATTAATTGCAAAGAAAGCCGTTGAAGTAGCAAAGGAACATAATGCTAATGCAATCTCTCATGGGTGTACAGGAAAAGGGAACGATCAAGTGAGATTCGATATTTCCATCCGTTCTCTTAATCCCAATTTGAATATTATTGCTCCAATAAGAGATATGAACCTGACCAGGGATAAGGAAATAGAATATGCATTAGAAAATAATATCAGGATATCTGAAGTTGCAAAAAGGTTCAGTATTGACGAAAACCTTTGGGGACGAGCAATAGAGGGTGGTATTTTAGAAAATTTGGAGAACGAACCCCCTGATGATGCTTTTAAATTTGTAAAACTAAATAATACTTCTACAGGGTATGTTTCTATTGGATTTGAATGCGGAGTGCCTATATCTATTGATGGAGTGAGGATGAACCTTGATCTTCTTGTCAAGAAACTCAATGATATAGCAGGTTCATTTGGAATAGGAATAATAGATCATATAGAAGATAGAGTTGTAGGGATAAAATCCCGCGAAGTATATGAGGCTCCTGCCGCCTTAATCTTGATTGAAGCACATAAAGACCTGGAGAAATTGGTATTGACTAATCATGAACTTCGTTTTAAACTGCACGTTGATGATCAATGGGCTTGGCTAGCTTACTCTGGATTGTGGTTAGACCCACTCTTAACTGATTTAAACGCATTTATTACAAAAACACAAGAACGAGTTACCGGTGAAATAAAGATTAAAATGCATAGTGGGTCCTATCGTGTGGTGGGGAGAAAATCAACGTTTTCACTATATGATAATGACACTATTACATACATGTCAAATTCGAGATTTGACCAAAGATTGGCGACAGGCTTTGTGACTCTTTGGGGACTTCAATCTTCCGCAGCTAATGCAATGATCTGGAAAAACAAGGCATAA
- a CDS encoding fructose-1,6-bisphosphatase: protein MKITVSAIKADIGGIGGHTRPSDKLVQTVRDFINKNGKGILIDNYIGYTGDDIHIIMTHTLGIDNKQIHKLAWDAFTEGTKIAKEQGLYGAGQDLLKDSFSGNVKGMGPGVAEIEMDERPSEVFCIFAADKTEPGAYNFPLWRMFVDARSNTGLIINEELAEGVIFRIMDVMTGKIADLKMWNDKPELEAALMYPGRYVVHSILSHQGEQIVSSSTDRLHNIAGTYVGKDDPIAIVRTQKNFPATEEAGSAFNDPHIVAGNTRGSHHMPFMPVVLNSPASLNYSIPIVSCLLFSMHNGKLTGPHDGFGTADWDHQRRLASERAMVLRVQGFIHPATLVPDELEYNKGYEARMSKLNEKFK from the coding sequence ATGAAGATCACTGTTTCAGCAATAAAAGCAGATATCGGAGGAATTGGAGGACATACCAGACCAAGTGATAAACTGGTACAAACAGTAAGGGATTTTATAAATAAGAATGGAAAAGGTATTTTGATTGACAATTACATTGGATACACAGGTGACGATATTCATATCATAATGACTCATACATTAGGAATAGACAACAAACAAATACACAAGCTTGCATGGGATGCCTTCACCGAAGGGACAAAGATTGCTAAAGAGCAGGGATTATACGGCGCCGGCCAGGATCTACTTAAAGATTCATTTTCAGGAAACGTGAAAGGGATGGGACCTGGTGTCGCAGAAATAGAGATGGATGAAAGACCAAGTGAAGTATTTTGTATATTTGCTGCAGATAAGACAGAACCAGGAGCTTATAATTTTCCGTTATGGAGAATGTTCGTAGATGCAAGAAGTAATACGGGTTTAATTATTAATGAAGAATTGGCAGAGGGTGTTATTTTTAGGATAATGGATGTGATGACTGGCAAGATTGCTGATTTGAAAATGTGGAATGACAAGCCGGAATTAGAGGCAGCTTTGATGTATCCCGGAAGATATGTTGTGCATTCTATATTATCTCACCAGGGTGAACAGATTGTGTCTAGCTCAACTGATAGACTACATAATATAGCAGGAACTTACGTGGGTAAAGATGATCCGATTGCTATAGTAAGAACGCAAAAGAACTTTCCAGCTACTGAGGAGGCAGGTAGCGCATTTAATGATCCTCACATAGTTGCTGGAAATACGAGAGGCAGTCATCATATGCCATTCATGCCGGTAGTATTGAACTCACCTGCCAGCCTAAATTACTCAATACCAATAGTATCTTGTCTGTTATTCAGTATGCACAATGGGAAGCTTACTGGTCCTCATGATGGGTTTGGAACTGCGGACTGGGATCACCAAAGAAGATTGGCTTCTGAGCGTGCGATGGTTCTCAGGGTCCAAGGTTTTATTCATCCTGCAACTCTGGTTCCTGATGAGTTGGAATACAATAAAGGATATGAGGCTCGAATGTCTAAACTCAATGAAAAATTCAAATGA